The DNA region GTGGACGTCACGGGGGCCGGTGACACGGTGATTGCGACCTTCGCGTTGTCCCTGGCGGCGGGAGCCTCGTTCGGCGAGGCGGCGCGGCTGGCGAACGTGGCCGGCTCGCTCGTCGTGCAGAAGCCGGGCACCGCGACCGTGTCCCGCGACGAATTGATGTCGGAGCTGCGGAGCACGCGATGAGCACCTTGGAGAAGATTCAGCCGCTCGTGAGTATCGTCGAGGCGCGGGAGCGCTGGCGGGCGGAGGGCCGCACGGTCGCGCTGGCCAATGGCGTCTTCGACCTGCTGCATGTCGGGCACGTCCGTTACCTGGAAGGGGCGCGGGCCCTGGCGGACGTGTTGGTCGTGGCGGTGAACTCGGACGCCTCGACGCGGGCGTACAAGGGCCCTGGGCGTCCGTACATCCCGGAGGCCGAGCGCGCGGAGCTCGTGGCCGCCCTCTCCTGCACGGACCGGGTGGTCGTCTTCGACGAGCCCAACGTGCGGGGCATCATCCGGGCGCTCAAGCCGGACGTGCATGTGAAGGGCACGGACTACACGCCCGACAGCATCCCCGAGGCGGACGAGGTCCGGGCCTACGGTGGG from Myxococcus stipitatus includes:
- a CDS encoding adenylyltransferase/cytidyltransferase family protein, with the protein product MSTLEKIQPLVSIVEARERWRAEGRTVALANGVFDLLHVGHVRYLEGARALADVLVVAVNSDASTRAYKGPGRPYIPEAERAELVAALSCTDRVVVFDEPNVRGIIRALKPDVHVKGTDYTPDSIPEADEVRAYGGRTAVSGDPKDHSTTDLARRLGREGAK